In the Rattus rattus isolate New Zealand unplaced genomic scaffold, Rrattus_CSIRO_v1 flattened_line_141527, whole genome shotgun sequence genome, one interval contains:
- the LOC116889771 gene encoding LOW QUALITY PROTEIN: apolipoprotein L3-like (The sequence of the model RefSeq protein was modified relative to this genomic sequence to represent the inferred CDS: inserted 2 bases in 1 codon) has product EEEAALYDALKEHLQQHPTDENDGPQREQEKERFLRVFPQLKKKLEDHIKKLRDLAAHLDEVHHGCTISNVVXLAVSTVSGILGLALLPFTGGASLILSATAMGLGVIASVNGLVTNVVEESIKLSDESEASRLVGASMDILGEILKITPKITIKLGNTGMELVEAFKTLRDQIRAIRGARSISQGAAAARSLTSTGESSVQGAREMGAAFTGSPLSMTRGARFGAAGVTSFFLAWDVYHLVADSMDLYDGAKTESAGALRELCHKLDDKLKIFEEIYKALQSDLPQ; this is encoded by the exons TGAGGAGGAAGCTGCGCTGTATGATGCTCTGAAGGAGCATTTACAACAGCATCCCACAGATGAAAATGACGGCCCTCAAAGGGAACAGGAGAAAGAGAGGTTTCTACGAGTGTTTCCTCAGCTGAAAAAGAAACTTGAGGACCACATCAAGAAGCTCCGAGACCTGGCTGCCCATCTTGACGAGGTGCACCACGGCTGTACCATCTCCAATGTGGT TCTAGCTGTTAGCACTGTCTCTGGAATCCTTGGTTTGGCTCTGTTACCCTTTACAGGAGGGGCCAGCCTGATACTCTCAGCAACCGCCATGGGGCTGGGAGTGATAGCATCTGTCAATGGTCTTGTGACCAACGTTGTAGAAGAATCAATCAAACTGTCAGATGAATCTGAAGCCAGTCGCCTGGTTGGAGCCAGCATGGACATACTCGGGGAGATTCTAAAGATCACACCTAAGATCACAATCAAGCTTGGTAATACAGGCATGGAGTTAGTCGAGGCCTTCAAAACCCTCAGGGATCAGATCCGAGCCATCAGGGGAGCCAGGTCCATCTCTCAGGGTGCAGCAGCTGCCAGGAGCCTCACCTCCACTGGAGAAAGCTCTGTCcaaggtgctagagagatggggGCTGCCTTCACGGGCTCTCCTCTCTCAATGACCAGAGGAGCCAGGTTTGGAGCAGCAGGGGTTACAAGCTTTTTCCTTGCATGGGATGTGTATCACCTTGTGGCAGATTCCATGGATCTGTATGATGGGGCAAAAACAGAGTCAGCTGGGGCACTGCGGGAACTGTGTCACAAGCTGGATGACAAGCTGAAAATATTTGAGGAGATCTACAAGGCACTGCAGTCAGACCTGCCTCAGTGA